Proteins co-encoded in one Pseudomonas fluorescens genomic window:
- a CDS encoding sarcosine oxidase subunit delta — protein sequence MLHIFCPHCGELRSEEEFHASGQAHIPRPLDPNSCTDEEWGDYMFFRDNPRGLHHELWDHVAGCRQYFNVTRDTVTYEILETYKIGTKPQFTDKADPAKTATTALGEKV from the coding sequence ATGTTGCATATCTTCTGTCCTCACTGCGGCGAACTGCGCTCCGAAGAGGAATTCCACGCATCCGGCCAGGCGCACATTCCGCGTCCGCTGGATCCGAACAGCTGCACCGACGAGGAGTGGGGCGACTACATGTTCTTCCGCGACAACCCTCGCGGTCTGCACCACGAGTTGTGGGATCACGTCGCCGGTTGCCGCCAGTACTTCAACGTCACCCGCGACACCGTGACCTACGAGATTCTCGAAACCTACAAGATCGGCACCAAGCCGCAATTCACCGACAAGGCTGACCCTGCGAAAACAGCCACGACGGCGCTGGGAGAGAAGGTATGA
- a CDS encoding sarcosine oxidase subunit beta, producing MQRYSGFGLFKHSLSHHENWQRMWRTPTPKKVYDVVIVGGGGHGLATAYYLAKEHGITNVAVVEKGWLGGGNTARNTTIVRSNYLWDESAHLYEHAMKLWEGLSQDLNYNVMFSQRGVYNLCHTLQDIRDSERRVSANRLNGVDGELLNAKQVADEIPYLDCSKNTRYPVMGATVQRRGGVARHDAVAWGFARAADALGVDLIQQTEVIGFRKENGVCIGVETNKGFIGAKRVGVVTAGNSGHMAKLAGFRLPIESHPLQALVSEPIKPIIDSVIMSNAVHGYISQSDKGDLVIGAGIDGYNGYGQRGSYPVIEHTIQAIVEMFPVLSRVRMNRQWGGIVDTTPDACPIISKTPVPNMFFNCGWGTGGFKATPGSGNVFAASLAKGEMHPLAAPFSIDRFHNGALIDEHGAAAVAH from the coding sequence ATGCAACGCTATTCGGGCTTCGGCCTCTTCAAGCACTCCCTCAGCCACCACGAAAACTGGCAGCGCATGTGGCGCACGCCGACCCCGAAAAAGGTCTACGACGTGGTCATCGTCGGCGGCGGCGGGCACGGTCTGGCGACGGCCTACTATCTGGCCAAAGAACATGGCATCACCAACGTGGCCGTGGTCGAGAAGGGCTGGCTGGGCGGCGGTAACACCGCGCGCAACACCACCATCGTTCGCTCCAACTACCTGTGGGACGAGTCGGCGCACCTGTACGAACACGCGATGAAACTGTGGGAAGGCCTGTCTCAGGACCTGAACTACAACGTGATGTTCTCCCAGCGCGGCGTCTACAACCTGTGCCACACCCTGCAGGACATCCGTGATTCCGAGCGTCGGGTCAGCGCCAACCGCCTCAACGGCGTCGACGGCGAACTGCTCAACGCCAAGCAAGTGGCGGACGAGATCCCGTACCTCGATTGCTCGAAAAACACCCGCTACCCGGTGATGGGCGCGACCGTTCAGCGTCGCGGCGGCGTGGCCCGTCACGATGCCGTGGCGTGGGGCTTTGCCCGTGCCGCCGACGCTCTGGGCGTGGACTTGATCCAGCAGACCGAAGTGATCGGTTTCCGCAAGGAAAACGGCGTGTGCATCGGTGTTGAAACCAACAAGGGCTTCATCGGCGCCAAACGCGTCGGTGTGGTGACCGCCGGTAACTCCGGGCACATGGCCAAGCTTGCCGGTTTCCGTCTGCCGATCGAATCCCACCCGCTGCAAGCGCTGGTGTCCGAGCCGATCAAACCGATTATCGACAGCGTGATCATGTCCAACGCCGTGCACGGTTACATCAGCCAGTCCGACAAGGGCGACCTGGTGATCGGCGCCGGCATCGACGGCTACAACGGCTACGGCCAGCGCGGCTCGTACCCGGTGATCGAGCACACCATCCAGGCCATCGTCGAGATGTTCCCGGTGCTGTCGCGGGTGCGCATGAACCGTCAGTGGGGCGGCATCGTCGACACCACGCCGGACGCCTGCCCGATCATTTCGAAAACCCCGGTCCCGAACATGTTCTTCAACTGCGGTTGGGGCACCGGTGGCTTCAAGGCGACACCTGGCTCGGGCAACGTGTTTGCCGCGAGTCTGGCCAAGGGTGAAATGCACCCGCTGGCCGCACCTTTCTCCATCGACCGTTTCCACAACGGTGCGTTGATCGACGAACACGGCGCTGCGGCTGTCGCCCACTAA
- the glyA gene encoding serine hydroxymethyltransferase, which translates to MFSKQDRIQGYDDALLAAMNAEEQRQEDHIELIASENYTSKRVMEAQGSGLTNKYAEGYPGKRYYGGCEHVDKVEALAIERAKQLFGADYANVQPHSGSSANSAVYLALLQAGDTILGMSLAHGGHLTHGAKVSSSGKLYNAVQYGIDTKTGLIDYDEVERLAVECKPKMIVAGFSAYSKTLDFPRFRQIADKVGALLFVDMAHVAGLVAAGLYPNPLPYADVVTTTTHKTLRGPRGGLILAKANEEIEKKLNAAVFPGAQGGPLMHVIAGKAVCFKEALEPGFKAYQQQVIDNAQAMASVFIKRGYDVVSGGTDNHLFLVSLIRQGLTGKDADAALGRAHITVNKNAVPNDPQSPFVTSGLRIGTPAVTTRGFKVTQCVTLAGWICDILDNLGDADVEANVAQQVSALCADFPVYR; encoded by the coding sequence ATGTTCAGCAAGCAAGACCGGATCCAGGGTTACGACGATGCACTGCTGGCGGCGATGAATGCCGAGGAGCAACGTCAGGAAGATCACATCGAGCTGATCGCGTCGGAGAACTACACCAGCAAACGCGTCATGGAAGCGCAAGGCAGCGGCCTGACCAACAAGTACGCCGAAGGTTATCCGGGCAAGCGCTACTACGGTGGCTGCGAGCACGTTGACAAGGTTGAGGCCCTGGCCATCGAGCGCGCCAAGCAACTGTTCGGTGCCGATTACGCCAACGTCCAGCCGCACTCCGGCTCCTCGGCCAACAGCGCCGTGTATCTGGCGCTGCTGCAGGCGGGCGACACCATTCTGGGCATGAGCCTGGCCCACGGCGGTCACTTGACCCACGGCGCCAAGGTCTCGTCCTCGGGCAAGCTGTACAACGCCGTGCAGTACGGCATCGACACCAAGACCGGCCTGATCGATTACGACGAAGTCGAGCGTCTGGCCGTCGAGTGCAAACCGAAAATGATCGTCGCCGGTTTCTCGGCCTACTCGAAAACCCTCGACTTCCCGCGCTTCCGTCAGATCGCCGACAAGGTCGGTGCGCTGTTGTTCGTCGACATGGCCCACGTCGCCGGTCTGGTGGCTGCCGGTCTGTACCCGAACCCGCTGCCGTACGCCGACGTGGTCACCACCACCACCCACAAGACCCTGCGCGGTCCCCGTGGCGGCCTGATCCTGGCCAAGGCCAACGAAGAGATCGAGAAAAAGCTCAACGCCGCAGTATTCCCCGGCGCCCAGGGCGGCCCGCTGATGCACGTCATCGCCGGTAAAGCCGTGTGTTTCAAGGAAGCGCTGGAGCCTGGCTTCAAGGCCTATCAGCAACAAGTGATCGACAACGCCCAGGCGATGGCGAGCGTATTTATCAAACGTGGCTACGATGTAGTGTCCGGCGGCACCGACAACCACCTGTTCCTGGTCAGCCTGATCCGTCAGGGCCTCACCGGTAAGGACGCGGATGCTGCCCTCGGTCGCGCGCACATCACCGTCAACAAGAACGCCGTACCGAACGACCCGCAGTCGCCGTTCGTCACTTCCGGCCTGCGCATCGGCACCCCGGCGGTGACCACCCGCGGCTTCAAGGTGACCCAGTGCGTGACGCTGGCCGGCTGGATCTGCGACATCCTCGACAACCTCGGCGATGCCGATGTCGAGGCCAACGTCGCCCAGCAGGTTTCGGCCCTGTGCGCTGACTTCCCGGTTTATCGCTGA
- a CDS encoding TraX family protein, whose amino-acid sequence MHLSRRDGALDLLKWLALLSMLLDHLRYVGISADWLYVPGRLAFPWFCLAMAANLARDGARKTEWRYLGWLLLFSLFSEIPYRLYIPDPDTLNVMPTLALGLLVARGWQDRTAISQLLGVSALLVAALFAQVLMFGLFGVLLPLAMLLVFRKPWYFSLLPGLVCLAANQWQVLYESAQFGNRVAVLGIATCLIAPLLGMFLLRHATFLRAPALRRWAYALYPAHFLVLLALRQALV is encoded by the coding sequence ATGCACCTGAGCCGGCGCGACGGCGCACTCGATCTGCTCAAGTGGCTGGCGCTGCTGAGCATGCTGCTCGATCACCTGCGATATGTCGGAATCAGCGCCGACTGGCTGTATGTGCCGGGACGGCTGGCGTTCCCCTGGTTCTGTCTGGCGATGGCGGCGAACCTGGCGCGGGACGGCGCGCGCAAGACTGAATGGCGCTATCTGGGCTGGTTGCTGCTGTTCAGTCTGTTCAGCGAGATTCCCTACCGTTTGTACATTCCCGATCCCGACACTTTGAATGTGATGCCCACTTTGGCGCTGGGCTTGCTGGTGGCGCGGGGTTGGCAGGATCGAACGGCGATTTCGCAACTGTTGGGCGTCAGCGCCTTGCTGGTGGCCGCGTTGTTCGCGCAGGTACTGATGTTCGGTCTGTTCGGCGTCCTGCTGCCGCTGGCGATGTTGCTGGTGTTTCGCAAACCCTGGTATTTCAGCCTTTTGCCGGGGCTGGTGTGTCTGGCGGCGAATCAGTGGCAGGTACTCTACGAATCCGCGCAGTTCGGCAACCGTGTGGCTGTCCTCGGTATTGCGACATGCCTGATTGCGCCACTGCTCGGAATGTTCCTGTTGCGACATGCCACTTTCCTCCGTGCGCCAGCCCTGCGTCGCTGGGCGTATGCGCTCTATCCCGCGCATTTCCTCGTTCTTCTGGCCTTGCGCCAGGCCCTTGTTTGA
- a CDS encoding low specificity L-threonine aldolase gives MTDKSQQFASDNYSGICPEAWAAMEQANHGHQRAYGDDEWTARASDYFRKLFETDCEVFFAFNGTAANSLALSSLCQSYHSVICSETAHVETDECGAPEFFSNGSKLLIAGTENGKITPASIREVALKRQDIHYPKPRVVTLTQATEVGSVYTPEEVRAISDTCKELGLNLHMDGARFSNACAFLGCSPADLTWKAGVDVLCFGGTKNGMAVGEAILFFNHKLAEDFDYRCKQAGQLASKMRFLSAPWVGILENDAWLKYARHANHCAQLLAELVSDIPGVELMFPVQANGVFLQLSEPAIAALTARGWRFYTFIGKGGARFMCSWDTEEERVRELAADIRQVMS, from the coding sequence ATGACCGACAAGAGCCAACAATTCGCCAGCGACAACTACTCCGGTATCTGCCCCGAAGCCTGGGCTGCCATGGAACAGGCCAACCACGGCCACCAGCGCGCCTATGGCGACGATGAGTGGACAGCACGCGCCTCCGATTATTTCCGCAAGCTGTTCGAGACCGACTGCGAAGTGTTCTTCGCCTTCAACGGCACCGCCGCCAACTCCCTCGCGCTGTCGTCGCTGTGCCAGAGTTACCACAGCGTGATCTGCTCGGAAACCGCCCACGTCGAAACCGACGAATGCGGCGCACCGGAGTTCTTCTCCAACGGCTCGAAACTGCTGATCGCCGGCACCGAAAACGGCAAGATCACTCCGGCCTCGATCCGCGAAGTCGCGCTCAAGCGCCAGGACATTCACTACCCGAAACCGCGCGTCGTGACCCTGACCCAGGCCACCGAAGTCGGCAGCGTCTACACCCCCGAAGAAGTCCGCGCCATCAGCGACACCTGCAAGGAACTGGGCCTGAACCTGCACATGGACGGGGCGCGCTTCTCCAACGCCTGCGCGTTCCTCGGCTGCTCGCCCGCGGACCTGACCTGGAAGGCCGGCGTCGACGTGCTGTGCTTCGGCGGCACGAAAAACGGCATGGCGGTGGGTGAAGCCATCCTGTTCTTCAACCACAAACTGGCCGAAGACTTCGATTACCGTTGCAAACAGGCCGGGCAACTGGCTTCGAAGATGCGCTTCCTGTCGGCGCCGTGGGTCGGCATCCTGGAAAACGACGCCTGGCTCAAATACGCCCGCCACGCCAACCACTGTGCGCAACTGTTGGCCGAACTGGTCAGCGACATTCCGGGCGTGGAACTGATGTTCCCGGTCCAGGCCAACGGCGTGTTCCTGCAACTCTCGGAACCGGCCATCGCCGCCCTGACCGCGCGCGGCTGGCGCTTCTACACCTTCATCGGCAAGGGCGGCGCCCGCTTCATGTGCTCGTGGGACACCGAAGAAGAACGCGTACGCGAACTGGCGGCGGACATTCGGCAGGTGATGAGTTGA
- a CDS encoding SDR family oxidoreductase, producing MSLQGKTLFITGASRGIGREIALRAARDGANIVIAAKSAEPHAKLPGTIHSVAAEVEAAGGKALALQLDVRDEDAVRQALAQANEHFGGIDALVNNAGAIKLTGVQHIELKRFDLMHQINTRAVLLCSQAALPYLKKSSGHILNLSPPLNLASKWFAQYSPYTVTKYGMSMLTVGMSEEFAHYGISVNSLWPQTMIATAAIEFQLGNRESFKHARTPAIMADAAHVILSSSGRRITGRLLIDEEILRESGVTGFDHYRFEPGSDAKLMTDLFVD from the coding sequence ATGTCACTGCAAGGCAAAACCCTGTTCATCACTGGCGCCAGTCGTGGCATCGGGCGCGAAATTGCGCTGCGGGCGGCGCGGGACGGGGCCAATATCGTGATCGCGGCCAAGAGCGCCGAACCCCACGCCAAGTTGCCCGGCACCATCCACAGCGTCGCCGCTGAAGTCGAAGCGGCCGGCGGCAAGGCCCTGGCGCTGCAACTGGATGTGCGTGATGAAGACGCGGTGCGTCAGGCGCTGGCCCAGGCCAATGAACATTTCGGTGGGATTGATGCGCTGGTGAACAACGCCGGGGCGATCAAACTGACCGGTGTGCAGCACATCGAACTCAAGCGTTTCGACCTGATGCATCAGATCAACACCCGCGCGGTATTGCTGTGCAGCCAGGCGGCCCTGCCCTATTTGAAGAAGTCCTCCGGACACATTCTCAACCTTTCACCGCCGCTGAACCTGGCCAGCAAATGGTTCGCGCAATACAGCCCCTACACCGTGACCAAGTACGGCATGAGCATGCTGACGGTCGGGATGAGCGAGGAATTCGCCCACTACGGGATCAGCGTCAATTCGCTATGGCCGCAGACCATGATCGCCACGGCGGCGATCGAGTTTCAGCTGGGCAATCGCGAGTCGTTCAAGCATGCGCGTACGCCGGCGATCATGGCGGATGCGGCGCATGTGATTTTGAGCAGCAGCGGACGGCGGATTACCGGGCGGTTGTTGATTGATGAGGAGATTTTGCGCGAAAGCGGCGTGACCGGGTTTGATCATTACCGCTTTGAGCCGGGGAGCGATGCGAAGCTGATGACGGATTTGTTTGTGGATTGA
- the gbcB gene encoding glycine-betaine demethylase subunit GbcB translates to MSNSFLNPVTTQTWANGRHIVRCVKVIQETWDVRTFCFMADQPILFFFKPGQFVTLELEIEGQPIMRSYTISSSPSVPYSFSVTIKRVPGGKVSNWLHDTLHEGQELAVHGPVGLFNAIDFPSPKVLYLSGGVGITPVMSMARWFYDTNGNVDMTFIHSARSPKDIIYHRELEHMASRIDNFSLHLICEKHGLGEPWAGYRGYLNHKMLELMVPDFLEREVFCCGPTPYMNAVKRLLENAGYDMKRYHEESFGATPPEARADAVEQAEQAAEAPEVPAADLHLVEFTSSDKSIRVAPGETVHAAAAKVGLMIPKACGMGICGTCKVLKLGGEVEMDHNGGITEDDEAEGYILSCCSVPKGDVRIEY, encoded by the coding sequence ATGTCGAACAGCTTCCTGAATCCGGTCACCACCCAGACCTGGGCCAATGGCCGACACATCGTCCGTTGCGTCAAAGTCATCCAGGAAACCTGGGACGTGCGCACCTTCTGCTTCATGGCCGACCAGCCGATCCTGTTCTTCTTCAAGCCCGGGCAGTTCGTCACCCTGGAGCTGGAGATCGAAGGCCAGCCGATCATGCGTTCGTACACCATCTCCAGCTCGCCGTCGGTGCCGTACAGCTTTTCGGTGACCATCAAGCGCGTGCCGGGGGGCAAAGTCTCCAACTGGTTGCACGACACCCTGCATGAAGGCCAGGAGCTGGCGGTGCACGGGCCGGTCGGGCTGTTCAACGCCATCGATTTCCCGAGCCCGAAAGTGCTCTACCTGAGCGGTGGTGTCGGCATCACCCCAGTGATGTCCATGGCGCGCTGGTTCTACGACACCAACGGCAACGTCGACATGACGTTCATCCACAGCGCCCGCTCGCCGAAAGACATCATTTACCACCGCGAGCTGGAACACATGGCGTCGCGAATCGACAACTTCAGCCTGCACCTGATCTGCGAGAAGCACGGGCTGGGCGAGCCGTGGGCCGGCTATCGCGGCTACCTCAACCACAAGATGCTGGAACTGATGGTGCCGGACTTCCTCGAGCGCGAAGTGTTCTGCTGCGGCCCGACGCCCTACATGAACGCGGTCAAGCGCCTGCTGGAAAACGCAGGCTACGACATGAAGCGCTATCACGAGGAGTCCTTCGGCGCCACGCCACCGGAAGCCCGCGCCGATGCAGTTGAACAGGCCGAGCAGGCGGCGGAAGCACCGGAAGTCCCGGCGGCGGATCTGCACCTGGTGGAATTCACCTCTTCGGACAAGAGCATCCGCGTGGCCCCGGGCGAGACCGTGCATGCGGCGGCGGCCAAGGTCGGCCTGATGATTCCGAAAGCCTGCGGCATGGGGATCTGCGGGACGTGCAAGGTACTCAAGCTGGGCGGCGAAGTGGAGATGGATCACAACGGCGGGATCACCGAGGACGACGAGGCGGAGGGGTACATTCTTTCCTGCTGCAGTGTGCCGAAGGGGGATGTGCGGATCGAATATTGA
- the gbcA gene encoding glycine-betaine demethylase subunit GbcA produces MDTAKISLGDLLEPARKATAQMLQERERTYSLPQPFYSDERLFDIDMQEIFQKEWLIAGMTCEIPAKGNYMTLQIGKNPIIVIRGAEGVVHAFHNVCRHRGSRLCTSDKGKVAKLVCHYHQWTYELDGRLLFAGTEMGADFDMKQYGLKPVNVKTAGGYIFISLAENPPAIDDFLSTLNHYMEPYDMENTKVAVQTTLMEKANWKLVLENNRECYHCSGSHPELLKTLLEWDDVTDPRADQAFKDHVAASAAAWEAEKIPYAHASFGLRNRIVRMPLLKGTVSMTMDGKQGCAKLMGRIKNPDLGSMRILHLPHSWNHCMGDHIIVFTVWPISAQETMVTTKWIVHKDAVEGVDYDVERMRKVWDATNDQDRRLAEENQRGINSTAYQPGPYSKTYEFGVVNFVDWYSERMLSNLGAEPAPYLKGVPVQG; encoded by the coding sequence ATGGACACCGCAAAAATCAGCCTCGGCGACCTGCTGGAACCCGCACGCAAGGCCACCGCACAAATGTTGCAGGAACGCGAGCGCACCTATTCGCTGCCGCAACCGTTCTACAGTGACGAGCGCCTGTTCGATATCGACATGCAGGAGATCTTCCAGAAAGAGTGGTTGATCGCCGGCATGACCTGCGAGATCCCGGCCAAGGGCAACTACATGACCCTGCAGATCGGCAAGAACCCGATCATCGTCATTCGCGGTGCCGAAGGCGTGGTGCACGCGTTCCACAACGTCTGCCGTCACCGTGGCTCGCGCCTGTGCACCAGCGACAAGGGCAAGGTCGCCAAACTGGTCTGCCACTACCACCAGTGGACGTATGAGCTGGACGGCCGTCTGCTGTTCGCCGGCACCGAGATGGGCGCCGACTTCGACATGAAGCAGTACGGTCTGAAACCGGTGAACGTGAAGACTGCCGGCGGCTACATCTTCATCAGCCTGGCGGAGAACCCGCCGGCCATCGATGACTTCCTGTCGACCCTGAACCACTACATGGAACCCTACGACATGGAAAACACCAAGGTGGCGGTGCAAACCACCTTGATGGAAAAGGCCAACTGGAAACTGGTGCTGGAAAACAACCGCGAGTGCTACCACTGCAGCGGTTCTCACCCGGAACTGTTGAAAACCCTGCTGGAATGGGACGACGTCACCGACCCGCGTGCCGATCAGGCGTTCAAGGATCACGTCGCCGCCTCCGCCGCTGCCTGGGAAGCCGAGAAGATCCCTTACGCCCACGCCAGTTTCGGCCTGCGCAACCGCATCGTGCGCATGCCGCTGCTCAAGGGCACCGTGTCGATGACCATGGACGGCAAACAGGGCTGCGCCAAACTGATGGGCCGGATCAAGAACCCGGACCTGGGCTCGATGCGCATCCTGCACCTGCCGCACTCATGGAACCACTGCATGGGCGACCACATCATCGTGTTCACCGTGTGGCCGATCAGCGCCCAGGAAACCATGGTCACCACCAAGTGGATCGTCCACAAGGATGCTGTGGAAGGCGTGGATTACGACGTCGAGCGCATGCGCAAAGTGTGGGACGCGACCAACGACCAGGACCGTCGCCTAGCCGAGGAAAACCAGCGCGGGATCAACTCCACCGCCTACCAGCCGGGTCCGTACTCCAAGACCTATGAGTTCGGCGTGGTCAACTTCGTGGACTGGTACAGCGAGCGGATGCTGAGCAACCTCGGCGCCGAGCCTGCGCCGTACCTCAAAGGCGTGCCTGTCCAAGGCTAA
- a CDS encoding metallophosphoesterase family protein yields the protein MSAVGHLKHEYDKVKVRLHGLFTRIEMAWMKLISELEPKEFEAIIKLLQRGHDQAQYVLKHGELPTDEPAVPWELAHGLSILRIGNATPLPQSPDQLQTKVLKDGTLLGCRKWELLDLLWSEALLKWIENLRHHATFGTDPALVTMEREVTLAIAGDWGTGPFNSHAPAVSVAKQMQLANADFTIHLGDVYYAGTHSQEDTDMAGWPMGTHGSFTLNSNHEMYSGAHGYFKELAARFPGQQGTSYFALINDDWLIVGLDTAYASDVMNLYMDGTLNEPQIAWMKSLPKRKKLMVLSHHQGFDITGHNKTALYQPVCDALGREPDYWYWGHLHNGIVYAPQGGLHARCAGHGAIPYGTTSELNGHSRVLFSETKDANDPDYPLRVMNGYAKIRLVGEEIFEEFIGEDGSVRWSSQ from the coding sequence ATGTCAGCGGTCGGTCATCTGAAACACGAATACGACAAGGTCAAGGTGCGCCTGCACGGGTTGTTCACGCGCATCGAAATGGCCTGGATGAAACTTATCAGCGAACTCGAACCCAAGGAATTCGAGGCCATCATCAAATTGCTCCAGCGTGGTCACGATCAGGCGCAGTACGTACTCAAGCACGGCGAGTTGCCGACCGACGAGCCGGCCGTGCCGTGGGAGTTGGCCCACGGTTTGTCGATCCTGCGCATCGGCAACGCGACGCCGCTGCCGCAATCGCCCGATCAACTGCAGACCAAAGTGCTCAAGGACGGCACGCTGCTGGGCTGTCGCAAATGGGAGCTGCTGGATCTGCTGTGGAGCGAGGCGTTGCTCAAGTGGATCGAGAACCTGCGCCATCACGCGACCTTCGGCACCGATCCGGCGCTGGTGACCATGGAGCGCGAAGTGACCCTGGCGATTGCCGGCGACTGGGGCACCGGGCCGTTCAACAGCCATGCGCCGGCGGTGTCGGTGGCCAAGCAGATGCAACTGGCCAACGCTGACTTCACCATTCACCTGGGGGATGTTTATTACGCCGGTACTCACTCCCAGGAGGACACCGACATGGCGGGCTGGCCGATGGGCACCCACGGCTCGTTCACCCTCAACTCCAACCATGAGATGTACAGCGGCGCCCACGGTTACTTCAAGGAACTGGCCGCGCGTTTTCCGGGGCAGCAGGGCACCAGCTACTTTGCCCTGATCAACGACGACTGGCTGATTGTCGGGCTGGACACCGCGTACGCCTCGGACGTCATGAACCTGTACATGGACGGCACCCTGAACGAACCGCAAATCGCCTGGATGAAGAGCTTGCCCAAACGCAAGAAACTGATGGTGCTCAGTCATCATCAGGGCTTCGACATCACCGGGCACAACAAGACCGCGCTGTATCAGCCGGTGTGCGATGCACTGGGGCGCGAGCCGGATTATTGGTACTGGGGGCATCTGCACAACGGCATCGTCTATGCGCCGCAGGGTGGACTGCATGCGCGCTGTGCCGGGCACGGGGCGATTCCTTACGGCACCACCAGCGAACTGAACGGGCATTCGCGGGTGCTGTTTTCGGAGACCAAGGATGCGAACGATCCGGACTATCCGCTGCGGGTGATGAATGGCTACGCGAAGATCAGGTTGGTGGGGGAGGAGATTTTCGAGGAGTTTATCGGGGAGGATGGATCGGTGAGGTGGTCATCCCAGTGA